The genomic stretch GCTCGCTGGCAGTTCAGTTGTGGCTGCGGCTTGCGGTGCTGGCGGCGGGTGTCTGCCTGGTGGCGGTGGTCGTAGCCGGCGTCGCCGCACCAGCGTTGCCGCCAGGCTTGCGCGGCTGGCCTCTGTGGGCGGGTGTGGCGTTGGCCGCGGCAGTTGTCGCCGCGTCGGCAGGAACGCCCGCGCTCTACCGGTTCATCCACGTCCCCATCTCCCAGGCCATTACCGGCCTCACCGCCATGAGCGACCGGCTCGACCTGACCTACCGGGTTGCGTTCCGAGCCGCTGACGAGCGCGGGGAGCTTTCCCACCAGGTGAACCGGGTCGTCAAGGGCTTTCACAACGTGCTGCTGGAGGTGTTCAAGCAGGCCAACGCTCTGGCACAGGTGAGCCAGGGGCTCGTCAGGGTCACGGAGCAGACGGCGCAGTGGTCGCAGCAGACGGCCAAAGCCATCAATGAACTGGCGTCAACCGCCGAGGCGCAGGCCAGGCAGAGCCAGGACGTTTCCCGGGCCGTGGCCGAACTCCTCGCCGAGGCCCGCCGGCTGGCCGAGGAGACCGCGCAGGCCGCTGCCCAGGCTGCCAGGGCCGGCGAGGCGGCAGCCGAGGGGGACAGGCTCAGCGCGGAAGCAGCCAGGCAGGCCGTCTCGGCCCGGGAGGCCGCACAGCAAAGCCACGAGCTGGCCCTGAGGCTG from Bacillota bacterium encodes the following:
- a CDS encoding methyl-accepting chemotaxis protein; translated protein: MRSLAVQLWLRLAVLAAGVCLVAVVVAGVAAPALPPGLRGWPLWAGVALAAAVVAASAGTPALYRFIHVPISQAITGLTAMSDRLDLTYRVAFRAADERGELSHQVNRVVKGFHNVLLEVFKQANALAQVSQGLVRVTEQTAQWSQQTAKAINELASTAEAQARQSQDVSRAVAELLAEARRLAEETAQAAAQAARAGEAAAEGDRLSAEAARQAVSAREAAQQSHELALRLLEAVAQVELILGLIGEVAQQTNLLALNAAIEAARAGEQGRG